One region of Zingiber officinale cultivar Zhangliang chromosome 7B, Zo_v1.1, whole genome shotgun sequence genomic DNA includes:
- the LOC122006509 gene encoding probable linoleate 9S-lipoxygenase 5: MRKNVLDFNDFTATLIDNVQELLGRSISFQLVSATVGDPKNGNRGVVGEKAYLENYLSNLPAIATGESTFHVTFKWEAKQGIPGAVIVVNRHSSQFYLKSITLKEFPGEGPIYFVCNSWVYPQDKYNYKRIFFANKSYFAAKTPLPLKPYREDELKNLRGEDVTGQLQEWDRVYNYAYYNDLGDPDKNASLDRPVLGGSALYPYPRRGKTGRKPSKTDPETESRLPPTMSLDIYVPRDERFGHLKMADFLTYAIKGLAQAVLPVLMAICDETPNEFDSFEDILKLYEGGLPVVNNTLIDELRERIPFEMIKELFRTEGNQRLLKLPLPQVIQENKCAWRTDEEFTREMLAGVNPVSIRRLEKFPPASKLDEREYGDHRSTITAAQIEHNLEGLKIEEALGRNRLFILDHHDSLMPYLNRINSTANKVYATRTLLFLRDDSTLKPLAIELSLPHPDGEKHGAVSEVYTPAESGVEESIWQLAKAYVTVNDSGVHQLISHWLNTHATMEPFVIATNRHLSVLHPINKLLEPHYRDTMNINAFARQTLINAGGILELTVFPAKYAMEMSSAVYQSWNFAEQGLPADLIKRGIAVRDSNDEIELLIKDYPYAVDGLAIWSAIETWVRDYCAIYYPNDAAVRADDELQAWWKEVREEGHGDKKHEPWWPKMETVAELTETCTTIIWVASALHAAVNFGQYPYAGYLPNRPTISRRFMPERGTEEFAELERDPDKVFLKTITSQLQTILGVSLIEILSMHSADEVYLGQRDTAEWTADQKALEAFERFGAALRGIEAEIVARNGEGRFKNRNGPVKVPYTLLYPTSGLGLTGKGIPNSVSI, translated from the exons ATGCGGAAGAACGTGCTTGACTTCAACGACTTCACCGCCACGCTCATCGACAACGTGCAGGAGCTCCTTGGCCGCAGCATCTCCTTCCAGCTTGTGAGCGCCACCGTCGGCGACCCAA AGAACGGAAACAGAGGAGTCGTCGGAGAGAAGGCCTACTTAGAAAACTACTTAAGCAATCTTCCGGCCATAGCCACCGGCGAGTCCACCTTCCACGTGACGTTCAAATGGGAGGCGAAGCAGGGCATCCCCGGTGCGGTGATCGTCGTCAACCGGCACTCTTCACAGTTCTACCTGAAGAGCATAACCCTGAAGGAGTTCCCCGGCGAGGGCCCGATTTACTTCGTCTGCAACTCGTGGGTTTACCCTCAAGACAAGTACAACTACAAGCGCATCTTCTTCGCTAATAAG AGTTACTTTGCGGCGAAGACGCCATTGCCGCTGAAACCGTACAGAGAAGATGAGCTTAAGAACCTGAGAGGAGAAGATGTGACCGGCCAACTTCAAGAATGGGATCGAGTTTACAACTACGCTTACTACAACGACCTCGGCGATCCCGACAAAAATGCATCTCTCGATCGGCCCGTCTTGGGCGGCTCCGCCCTCTACCCTTACCCTCGCCGTGGGAAGACGGGCCGGAAGCCCTCCAAGACAGATCCGGAGACAGAGAGTAGACTGCCGCCGACGATGAGCTTGGACATCTACGTGCCCAGGGACGAGCGGTTCGGGCACTTGAAAATGGCAGACTTCCTCACCTACGCCATCAAAGGCTTGGCCCAAGCGGTGCTCCCCGTCCTCATGGCCATCTGCGACGAGACGCCCAACGAGTTCGACTCCTTTGAAGACATTTTGAAGCTGTACGAGGGAGGTTTGCCGGTGGTGAACAATACGCTCATCGACGAACTAAGGGAACGCATTCCCTTTGAGATGATCAAAGAGTTGTTCCGCACGGAAGGCAACCAGAGGTTGCTTAAGCTTCCCCTGCCACAAGTCATCCAAG AGAACAAGTGTGCTTGGAGAACAGACGAAGAGTTTACTCGGGAAATGTTGGCCGGAGTGAATCCAGTAAGCATTAGACGGCTCGAGAAGTTCCCACCTGCGAGCAAGCTGGACGAGAGAGAGTACGGCGACCACAGGAGCACCATTACGGCAGCTCAAATCGAGCACAACCTCGAAGGATTGAAGATTGAAGAAGCGCTGGGCCGCAACCGGCTGTTCATCTTGGACCACCATGACTCGTTGATGCCGTATCTGAACAGGATCAACTCCACCGCCAACAAGGTCTACGCCACGAGAACTCTGCTGTTCCTGAGAGACGACTCCACGCTGAAGCCGTTGGCGATCGAGCTGAGCCTGCCGCACCCCGACGGAGAGAAACACGGCGCTGTGAGCGAAGTGTACACGCCGGCGGAGTCCGGCGTCGAAGAATCCATTTGGCAGCTCGCCAAAGCTTATGTCACCGTCAACGACTCCGGTGTCCACCAACTCATAAGCCACTG GTTGAACACACACGCGACGATGGAGCCATTCGTGATCGCCACCAATCGCCACCTGAGCGTGCTCCACCCCATCAACAAGTTGCTCGAGCCCCATTACCGCGACACCATGAACATAAACGCCTTCGCCCGGCAGACACTCATCAACGCCGGAGGCATCCTCGAGCTGACGGTCTTCCCGGCGAAGTACGCGATGGAGATGTCGTCGGCGGTTTATCAGagctggaatttcgccgagcaggGTCTTCCTGCCGATCTCATCAAGAG GGGAATCGCGGTTAGGGATTCAAATGACGAGATAGAACTGTTGATCAAGGATTACCCTTACGCCGTGGACGGCCTCGCGATATGGTCGGCGATCGAGACGTGGGTGAGAGACTACTGCGCCATCTACTACCCCAACGACGCGGCGGTGCGTGCCGACGACGAGCTGCAAGCGTGGTGGAAGGAGGTGCGCGAAGAGGGGCACGGCGACAAGAAGCACGAGCCGTGGTGGCCCAAGATGGAGACCGTCGCGGAGCTGACGGAGACCTGCACCACCATTATCTGGGTGGCCTCTGCCCTCCACGCGGCCGTCAACTTCGGACAATACCCCTACGCCGGCTACCTCCCCAACCGGCCGACCATCAGCCGTCGGTTCATGCCGGAGCGCGGCACGGAGGAGTTCGCAGAGCTGGAGAGGGATCCGGACAAGGTGTTCCTGAAGACGATCACCAGCCAGCTGCAGACCATCCTCGGCGTGTCGCTGATCGAGATCCTGTCGATGCATTCGGCCGACGAGGTGTACCTGGGACAGCGGGACACGGCGGAGTGGACGGCAGATCAGAAGGCGCTGGAGGCTTTCGAGAGGTTCGGGGCGGCGCTGAGGGGGATCGAGGCGGAGATCGTGGCGAGAAACGGCGAGGGGAGGTTCAAGAACCGGAACGGCCCGGTCAAGGTCCCTTACACGCTGCTGTACCCCACCAGCGGATTGGGGCTCACCGGGAAAGGCATCCCGAACAGTGTGTCCATTTGA